A stretch of Candidatus Hydrogenedentota bacterium DNA encodes these proteins:
- the ispD gene encoding 2-C-methyl-D-erythritol 4-phosphate cytidylyltransferase, with amino-acid sequence MPRTQLLIPAAGMGLRLGCDGPKALIDVAGKPLLVRTLERFQPLNLLSGTVVIVPAGFEAAFEAALEKAFPRVPISLVTGGAERQISVSNGLNALGTDTEIVAIHDAARPFVSTESVAESIEAADQFGAATVAVPSIDTILVGDADSFLIDTPDRARLWACQTPQTFRVSVIREAHAAAKQADYLGTDDATLVQRTGHTVKLVRGTPLNFKVTTPEDLALARCVVEKGLA; translated from the coding sequence GTGCCACGCACCCAACTGCTAATCCCTGCCGCGGGAATGGGCCTTCGCCTCGGCTGCGACGGCCCCAAAGCCTTGATTGATGTTGCGGGTAAGCCCCTACTTGTACGAACCTTGGAGCGTTTCCAACCCCTTAACCTGCTCTCTGGGACTGTTGTCATCGTACCTGCGGGATTCGAAGCCGCGTTTGAGGCAGCGCTTGAAAAAGCCTTTCCCCGGGTGCCGATCAGCCTGGTAACGGGTGGCGCGGAACGCCAAATTTCGGTTTCCAATGGCCTCAACGCGCTCGGAACGGATACGGAAATCGTCGCTATCCACGATGCCGCTCGGCCCTTCGTATCGACGGAGTCGGTCGCGGAGTCCATTGAGGCAGCCGACCAATTTGGGGCCGCCACGGTTGCGGTTCCCAGCATTGACACCATCTTAGTGGGTGACGCGGATTCGTTCCTCATCGACACACCCGATCGCGCCCGGCTTTGGGCTTGCCAGACCCCGCAGACGTTTCGAGTATCGGTAATCCGCGAAGCCCACGCGGCCGCGAAGCAAGCCGACTACTTGGGTACAGATGACGCCACGCTTGTGCAACGGACGGGCCACACGGTAAAACTGGTGCGGGGAACTCCCCTGAATTTCAAGGTCACGACCCCCGAAGACCTCGCGCTGGCGCGCTGTGTCGTGGAGAAAGGACTGGCATGA